One Rhizobium sp. NXC14 DNA window includes the following coding sequences:
- a CDS encoding cytochrome-c peroxidase, with protein sequence MKILFTTMAAALMATTAFTADSIPADLRAMALATFKALPSTTPAVVNNRITSEKIVLGKALFFDPRVSASSVFSCNSCHNLATGGDDNLETSIGHGWQKGPRNAPTALNAVFNIAQFWDGRAEDLKAQAKGPVQASVEMANTPGQVIATLKSMPQYVEWFSAAFAGDADPVTFDNFAKAIEAFEATLVTPAPFDAFLNGDDAAMTSKQKQGLTLFMEKGCSSCHAGTNVGGNGYYRFGIVEKPSVDVLPEKDKGRFAVTNKSDDLYVFRAAPLRNVALTAPYFHSGKVWDLKQAVAIMGTAQLGEALKEEEVDLIVAFLNSLTGTVPEVAYPLLPAETGGTPRPVLQILGK encoded by the coding sequence ATCAAAATCCTGTTCACTACGATGGCTGCCGCCTTGATGGCGACCACCGCCTTTACTGCGGATTCGATCCCCGCAGACCTCAGAGCAATGGCGCTGGCTACCTTCAAGGCTTTGCCATCCACCACGCCGGCAGTCGTCAACAACCGGATCACATCGGAGAAAATCGTCCTAGGCAAGGCACTGTTCTTCGATCCACGCGTCTCGGCGTCAAGCGTTTTCTCATGCAACTCGTGCCACAACCTGGCCACTGGGGGCGACGACAATCTTGAAACCTCGATCGGCCATGGTTGGCAGAAGGGACCGCGCAACGCGCCGACGGCACTGAACGCTGTCTTCAACATCGCGCAGTTCTGGGACGGTCGTGCCGAAGACCTGAAGGCTCAGGCCAAGGGACCGGTCCAAGCCAGTGTCGAAATGGCCAATACACCGGGTCAAGTCATTGCCACGCTCAAATCGATGCCGCAATATGTCGAGTGGTTCAGTGCAGCTTTCGCGGGTGACGCCGATCCCGTCACCTTCGACAACTTCGCCAAGGCAATCGAAGCCTTTGAGGCGACACTTGTCACGCCGGCTCCCTTCGATGCCTTTCTCAATGGCGATGACGCCGCAATGACTTCCAAACAGAAACAGGGCCTGACGCTTTTCATGGAAAAAGGCTGCTCGTCCTGCCATGCTGGTACCAATGTTGGTGGGAATGGCTATTACCGTTTTGGCATTGTTGAAAAGCCCAGCGTCGACGTCCTGCCGGAAAAAGACAAGGGCCGTTTTGCCGTCACCAATAAATCCGACGATTTATATGTTTTCCGCGCAGCTCCGCTGCGCAACGTAGCACTCACGGCACCTTACTTTCATTCGGGTAAGGTTTGGGATCTCAAACAGGCCGTCGCCATCATGGGGACCGCCCAGCTCGGCGAAGCATTGAAGGAAGAAGAAGTCGACCTCATCGTTGCCTTTCTTAATTCGCTGACCGGAACGGTACCGGAGGTCGCCTATCCACTTTTGCCAGCCGAGACGGGGGGAACACCCCGCCCTGTGTTGCAGATCTTAGGAAAATAA